One Gossypium hirsutum isolate 1008001.06 chromosome A11, Gossypium_hirsutum_v2.1, whole genome shotgun sequence genomic window carries:
- the LOC107954935 gene encoding uncharacterized protein: MRQHSEECAKKHKAMVYLQNGVSDVIFTRIMACDSPKKAWEKLKEEFIGSDKTKQQQFINLRRDFENLKMRESETIKQYSNRIMAIINNIRLFDDDFSENRVVEKVIATLLEKFKSKISSLEDSRDLSTISLSELVNSLYALEQKRPNRQEEHPEGAFQAKAKEGSSSSQKGKKPWVNRREKSRRDRVCKNKGKEQAQQQMQAQAAEDLQVQEGIFLQPPVLQPQAMIGNGNLIEAKGRGNMVINTQLGNKVISDVLFVPDINQNLLSVGQLVEKGYLLAFKNGSCIVEDSYG; this comes from the exons ATGAGGCAACACAGTGAAGAGTGTGCCAAGAAGCATAAAGCAATGGTCTACTTGCAGAATGGGGTATCTGATGTGATTTTCACTCGGATAATGGCTTGTGACTCACCAAAGAAAGCATGGGAGAAGCTAAAGGAGGAGTTCATAGGGTCAGACAAAACAAAGCAGCAGCAATTTATCAACCTTAGAAGGGATTTTGAAAACTTAAAGATGAGGGAGTCAGAGACCATCAAGCAGTACTCTAATAGGATAATGGCCATAATCAACAACATTAGGCTTTTTGATGATGATTTCAGTGAGAAcagagttgttgaaaaggttaTTGCAACTCTTCTTGAAAAATTTAAGTCAAAGATCTCTTCATTGGAGGACTCGAGGGATTTATCAACCATCTCATTGTCTGAGTTGGTGAATTCCCTATATGCACTTGAGCAAAAGAGGCCCAATAGGCAGGAAGAGCATCCTGAAGGAGCTTTCCAAGCAAAGGCCAAAGAAGGCTCAAGTTCTAGCCAAAAAGGGAAGAAACCTTGGGTCAATAGAAGGGAGAAATCAAGGAGAGAT AGGGTGTGCAAAAATAAAGGGAAGGAACAAGCTCAGCAGCAAATGCAAGCTCAGGCTGCTGAGGATCTTCAAGTTCAAGAGGGCATATTTTTACAGCCTCCTGTTTTGCAACCTCAAGCAAT GATTGGTAATGGAAACCTGATTGAAGCCAAAGGTAGGGGTAATATGGTGATCAATACACAGTTAGGTAACAAAGTGATTTCTGATGTGCTTTTTGTGCCTGACATAAATCAGAATCTACTTAGTGTTGGTCAGCTTGTAGAAAAAGGTTACTTACTTGCTTTTAAGAATGGCTCATGCATTGTTGAAGATTCTTATGGTTAG